The following proteins come from a genomic window of Chryseobacterium glaciei:
- a CDS encoding tetratricopeptide repeat protein, producing the protein MTLTKSKYYFEALDNYPYSLPDCLEALNYALSYDPEDADSLCLMGRIYSEMLIDYEKAKLYFEEAMLCDVTNLNVPQYYIKCLLDNEDFHEAEKLIRYSLKIKGIDKSVIWLYRSLLSEKRGSLRNALKFLNEAEKYCFTSCSLDSIKGRKKFVKSKMPKKKQTKKNKETK; encoded by the coding sequence ATGACGTTAACTAAAAGTAAGTATTACTTCGAGGCTCTTGATAATTATCCTTACAGCTTACCGGATTGTCTGGAAGCGCTGAATTATGCGCTGTCCTACGATCCTGAAGATGCAGACAGCCTGTGTTTAATGGGAAGAATCTACAGCGAAATGTTAATCGATTACGAAAAAGCAAAGCTGTATTTTGAAGAAGCAATGCTCTGCGATGTGACGAACTTAAATGTTCCACAATATTACATCAAATGTCTTTTGGATAACGAAGATTTCCATGAAGCGGAAAAACTGATCCGATATTCTTTGAAAATTAAAGGGATTGATAAATCAGTCATTTGGCTTTACCGATCTTTGCTTTCCGAGAAAAGAGGAAGCTTAAGAAATGCTTTGAAGTTTTTAAATGAAGCAGAAAAGTACTGTTTCACATCCTGCAGTCTTGATTCAATAAAAGGACGCAAAAAATTTGTGAAATCTAAAATGCCGAAGAAAAAACAAACTAAAAAGAATAAGGAGACGAAATAA
- a CDS encoding enolase C-terminal domain-like protein translates to MELRFELKILRLKETFSIAYGNYDKRDALLIELSYQNCKGYGECVAIDYYQIDLQSFVLKLKEIQAKIEVQKIIHPKEFFKILFSLNLHPFLLSALDCAYWDLFGKLENKSFIELNKLPFENLIESSITISVGDIDKQVQKIEKSSWNKFKVKCKGLDKTHIEKLLELNRNIALDSNASFTDEDCIWLQENAEVQNFSYLEQPRPIDQYKVLNKSGFANWMADEDCQNLDSLDELIPYYKSINIKLMKSGGLTPALEMVKKARELNYKIMIGCMTESTVGISAGCALAGLVDYADLDGANLISNDYAIGNFVENGKIILSEKPGLGISLK, encoded by the coding sequence ATGGAATTACGTTTTGAACTCAAAATTTTACGTTTAAAAGAAACATTCTCAATCGCTTACGGAAATTACGACAAAAGAGACGCTCTACTCATAGAATTATCTTATCAAAATTGTAAAGGTTACGGAGAATGTGTTGCGATTGATTATTATCAAATTGATCTTCAAAGTTTTGTTTTAAAATTAAAAGAAATTCAAGCTAAAATTGAAGTTCAAAAAATCATTCATCCAAAAGAATTTTTCAAAATTTTATTTAGTTTAAATCTTCATCCGTTTTTACTTTCTGCGTTGGATTGTGCCTATTGGGATCTTTTCGGAAAGCTAGAGAACAAAAGTTTTATTGAATTAAATAAACTTCCTTTCGAAAATTTGATTGAAAGTTCGATCACAATTTCTGTTGGAGATATTGATAAACAGGTCCAAAAAATTGAAAAAAGCAGTTGGAATAAATTCAAAGTGAAATGTAAAGGTTTAGATAAAACTCATATTGAAAAACTTTTAGAATTAAATAGAAATATCGCCTTAGATTCCAATGCAAGTTTTACCGATGAAGACTGTATTTGGCTTCAGGAAAATGCTGAGGTTCAGAATTTTTCCTATTTAGAACAACCAAGACCGATTGATCAATATAAAGTATTAAATAAAAGTGGTTTTGCGAATTGGATGGCAGACGAAGATTGTCAAAACTTAGACTCTTTGGACGAATTAATTCCTTATTACAAAAGTATTAATATCAAATTAATGAAATCTGGTGGTTTAACTCCAGCTTTAGAAATGGTAAAAAAAGCCCGGGAATTAAATTATAAAATCATGATCGGCTGTATGACGGAATCTACTGTCGGGATTTCTGCTGGTTGTGCTTTGGCAGGACTTGTCGATTATGCAGATTTGGATGGAGCAAATCTCATTTCCAATGATTATGCAATAGGAAATTTCGTTGAAAACGGTAAAATAATATTATCCGAAAAGCCAGGATTAGGAATTTCGTTAAAATAA
- a CDS encoding c-type cytochrome, translating into MKKIFAIASFTAVLLASCTPKATTATAPMASTSTAEQIAQGKTIFENSCTRCHKLPDPTAHTSVQWVGIMNSMAPKAKLTDEQHQWVYDYIVSVKK; encoded by the coding sequence ATGAAAAAAATATTCGCCATAGCATCATTCACTGCTGTTTTATTAGCATCTTGTACGCCAAAAGCAACGACGGCAACCGCTCCGATGGCTTCAACTTCTACGGCAGAGCAAATTGCTCAAGGAAAAACAATCTTTGAAAACTCATGCACAAGATGTCATAAATTACCAGATCCTACAGCGCATACTTCTGTGCAATGGGTCGGAATTATGAATTCTATGGCTCCAAAAGCGAAGTTAACAGATGAACAACATCAGTGGGTTTACGATTATATTGTTTCTGTGAAAAAGTAA
- the meaB gene encoding methylmalonyl Co-A mutase-associated GTPase MeaB, whose product MKFSTQELIEGIQSGNKRLIAKAITLVESKKAEHRIQAEDLLKQIMPFTGKSVRVGITGVPGAGKSTFIENFGRLVISHGKKVAVLAIDPSSAINKGSILGDKTRMEELSKEENAFIRPSPSSGFLGGVANTTFETMMICEAAGYDYILIETVGVGQSEVLVADITDVFLFLKIIGGGDELQGIKRGIMEMVDLIFINKVDQDNLQKAKNTRLELKRALDFIPPKEKDWKIPVLLGSALNNEGLGEIYAKIDEFIDLKKKTERFEIVRTQQAEKRFEYWVQEYILAMMKKSDSVEEAYLDHKKNASTMVSNPSTEAKLFVEKFLSKDSD is encoded by the coding sequence ATGAAATTTTCTACACAAGAGCTTATAGAAGGAATACAGTCAGGCAATAAACGGTTGATCGCAAAAGCTATTACTTTGGTTGAAAGCAAAAAAGCCGAACATAGAATTCAGGCTGAAGATTTATTAAAACAAATCATGCCTTTCACCGGAAAATCTGTTCGTGTAGGAATTACAGGTGTTCCAGGAGCCGGAAAATCAACTTTTATAGAAAATTTTGGAAGACTTGTGATTTCTCACGGTAAAAAGGTCGCTGTTCTGGCTATTGATCCAAGTTCAGCGATCAATAAAGGGAGTATTTTGGGTGATAAAACCCGAATGGAAGAACTTTCGAAGGAAGAAAATGCTTTTATCCGACCTTCCCCGAGCTCGGGATTTTTAGGCGGTGTTGCGAATACAACTTTTGAAACGATGATGATCTGCGAAGCGGCAGGTTACGATTATATTTTAATTGAAACCGTTGGAGTGGGGCAGTCCGAGGTTTTGGTTGCCGATATTACCGATGTGTTTTTATTTTTAAAAATCATTGGGGGTGGAGACGAACTTCAAGGGATAAAAAGAGGTATCATGGAAATGGTTGACCTAATTTTCATTAATAAAGTAGATCAGGATAACCTTCAAAAAGCAAAAAATACAAGACTTGAATTAAAAAGAGCACTTGATTTTATTCCGCCCAAAGAAAAAGACTGGAAAATTCCTGTTTTGCTAGGTTCTGCGCTAAATAACGAAGGTTTAGGAGAGATTTACGCTAAAATTGATGAATTCATCGATTTAAAAAAGAAAACTGAACGCTTTGAAATTGTAAGAACTCAACAAGCCGAAAAACGTTTTGAGTATTGGGTTCAGGAATATATTTTAGCGATGATGAAAAAAAGTGATTCCGTAGAAGAAGCGTATCTTGACCATAAAAAAAATGCTTCGACAATGGTTTCAAATCCAAGTACCGAAGCAAAATTATTTGTTGAAAAATTTCTTTCTAAAGACTCTGATTAA
- a CDS encoding DUF4251 domain-containing protein, whose product MKKYISIIFVFGFLFFFQSFSAQDTDSKTVDALVNSQEFTFHAERANPTNYDVIRVMNSMPNSTATRILDLNGDYTIEIKNNVLDVVLPYFGRSFKANYGGDNSYRFTSKDFTVNKSQNKKGKWIIKIKPNDVNNVDEIIIEVYKNGKAFTSMRSNDRQPISYDGYISKNEETTPKQP is encoded by the coding sequence ATGAAAAAGTATATTTCAATCATATTCGTTTTTGGATTTTTGTTTTTCTTCCAGAGTTTTTCTGCACAGGATACAGATTCCAAAACAGTCGATGCATTGGTAAATTCTCAGGAGTTTACCTTCCATGCAGAAAGAGCCAACCCTACCAATTATGATGTTATCCGAGTGATGAATTCTATGCCGAATTCTACCGCAACGAGAATTTTAGATTTAAATGGAGACTACACCATTGAAATAAAAAATAATGTTTTGGATGTTGTACTTCCCTATTTTGGAAGATCATTTAAAGCAAATTATGGTGGTGATAACAGTTACAGATTTACTTCAAAAGATTTTACAGTTAATAAATCTCAGAATAAAAAAGGAAAATGGATCATTAAAATCAAACCTAACGATGTAAATAATGTAGATGAAATCATCATAGAAGTTTATAAAAACGGAAAAGCATTTACCTCAATGAGAAGTAATGACAGACAGCCAATCTCTTATGACGGATATATTTCTAAAAATGAAGAAACTACGCCAAAACAGCCTTAA
- a CDS encoding M48 family metallopeptidase, translating into MKITHLLGIGAVALSVSACTTNPITGRSSLQIANNSEILTMSAQEYKTTLSKGKVISGTADAKRVVSVGSRIKSAAERYYQTIGRSADLANYSWEFNLLQSSELNAWCMPGGKVAVYTGILPVTKNDNGLAVVMGHEVSHALAGHGNERISQAMVAQYGGSILGGTISNSQWAGIFEKVYPIGSQVALLKYGRNQESEADEMGLYLMSMAGYDPREAVPFWNRMESASKGGRQPEFLSTHPNPETRISDINKDLPKALEYYKAAGGKI; encoded by the coding sequence ATGAAAATAACACATCTATTAGGAATCGGAGCTGTTGCTCTATCGGTTTCAGCTTGTACAACAAACCCTATTACGGGAAGGTCTTCTTTGCAGATTGCAAATAATTCAGAAATTTTAACAATGTCTGCACAGGAATATAAAACGACATTGTCTAAAGGTAAAGTAATCAGCGGGACAGCGGATGCGAAAAGAGTGGTAAGTGTAGGAAGCAGAATTAAAAGTGCTGCAGAAAGATATTATCAAACTATTGGTAGATCTGCAGATCTTGCGAATTACAGTTGGGAATTTAATCTATTACAAAGCAGTGAGCTAAACGCATGGTGTATGCCGGGTGGAAAAGTTGCCGTTTACACAGGAATTTTACCTGTAACTAAAAATGATAACGGTCTTGCAGTTGTAATGGGTCACGAGGTTTCTCATGCATTAGCCGGTCATGGAAATGAAAGAATTTCTCAGGCAATGGTTGCTCAGTACGGAGGTTCTATTTTAGGTGGAACAATTTCTAACTCTCAATGGGCTGGAATCTTTGAGAAAGTATATCCAATTGGTTCTCAGGTTGCTTTATTGAAGTACGGAAGAAACCAGGAATCTGAAGCGGATGAAATGGGATTATATTTAATGTCTATGGCAGGATATGACCCAAGAGAAGCCGTTCCTTTCTGGAATAGAATGGAATCTGCATCTAAAGGAGGCAGGCAACCAGAGTTTTTATCAACTCACCCAAATCCTGAAACAAGAATTTCAGATATTAATAAAGATTTACCAAAAGCTTTAGAATATTATAAGGCTGCGGGAGGAAAAATTTAA
- a CDS encoding outer membrane beta-barrel protein, with protein MKKVFSIALIGFSMFATAQISLAGKANLIFPTGSPSWKNISNTANAAIENTGKNNVGFNIGLSLKASLPMSFFLMPELYYTTFKNEFTDPVSNTTFDIKNNRIDLPVLVGHKVVGDMLGVFIGPVASYNLSKEDTYNDFSENARDNFTVGYQFGAQLEIKKLIVNAKYEGAFGKDSRNFINKVSGEEIRYDNRPNLFMVGVGYKF; from the coding sequence ATGAAAAAGGTATTTAGTATAGCCTTAATAGGGTTTTCTATGTTTGCAACTGCACAGATTTCACTTGCAGGTAAGGCAAATTTAATCTTTCCAACGGGTTCGCCTTCATGGAAAAACATTTCTAACACAGCCAATGCTGCAATAGAAAATACAGGTAAAAATAATGTAGGATTCAACATAGGACTTTCATTAAAAGCAAGTCTTCCGATGTCATTTTTCCTAATGCCGGAATTATATTACACGACTTTTAAAAACGAATTTACAGATCCTGTTTCTAATACAACTTTTGATATTAAAAACAATCGTATCGATTTACCGGTTCTTGTAGGTCACAAGGTGGTTGGAGATATGTTGGGTGTATTTATCGGACCTGTTGCAAGCTATAACTTAAGCAAAGAAGATACTTACAACGATTTCTCAGAAAATGCAAGAGATAATTTCACGGTTGGTTACCAATTCGGGGCTCAACTTGAAATTAAAAAATTGATAGTAAACGCAAAATATGAAGGTGCTTTCGGTAAGGACAGCAGAAACTTCATCAATAAAGTATCTGGTGAAGAAATCAGATATGATAACAGACCCAACTTATTTATGGTTGGTGTAGGTTACAAGTTTTAA
- a CDS encoding ABC transporter ATP-binding protein produces MIEVKNLKKSFDEVEVLKGITTTFDKGKVNLIIGQSGSGKTVFLKSLLNVYQPSSGEILFDGRDINVMNREEKQHLRSEIGTLFQGSALFDSLTVEENIMFPLDMFTNLTFREKKRRVFEVIGRVHLDKANRKFPSEISGGMQKRVAIARAIVNHPKYLFCDEPNSGLDPYTSNVIDDLLLEITKEYNTTTIINTHDMNSVMTIGEKIVYLRLGIKEWEGNKDVLITAGNKNLIDFVYSSELFKELREYLLENHKTIENTITKLDDNEKGI; encoded by the coding sequence ATGATTGAGGTAAAAAATCTTAAGAAAAGTTTTGACGAAGTTGAAGTACTTAAAGGTATTACAACCACTTTTGATAAAGGAAAAGTCAACTTAATTATTGGACAGAGTGGTTCCGGAAAAACGGTTTTCCTTAAAAGTTTATTGAATGTTTATCAGCCTTCATCAGGAGAAATCCTTTTCGACGGAAGAGATATCAATGTGATGAACCGAGAAGAAAAACAGCATTTACGTTCTGAGATCGGAACTTTATTCCAGGGAAGTGCTTTGTTTGACTCTTTAACAGTAGAAGAAAACATTATGTTTCCTTTGGATATGTTCACTAATCTAACTTTTAGAGAGAAAAAAAGAAGGGTTTTTGAGGTAATCGGAAGGGTACATTTAGATAAAGCCAACAGAAAATTTCCATCTGAAATTTCCGGAGGGATGCAAAAAAGGGTTGCGATTGCAAGAGCAATTGTAAATCACCCTAAATATTTATTCTGTGATGAACCAAACTCAGGATTAGATCCTTATACATCTAATGTAATTGATGATCTTTTGCTTGAAATCACCAAAGAATACAACACGACAACCATCATCAACACCCATGATATGAACTCTGTAATGACGATCGGTGAAAAGATTGTTTATCTGAGATTAGGAATCAAAGAATGGGAAGGAAATAAAGATGTATTGATCACAGCGGGCAATAAAAATCTTATTGACTTCGTTTATTCATCAGAGCTATTTAAAGAATTGAGAGAGTATTTACTCGAAAATCATAAAACTATTGAGAATACAATAACTAAACTAGACGATAATGAAAAAGGTATTTAG
- a CDS encoding MlaE family ABC transporter permease → MLKKFFSAIGEYIILMGKSVQKPQKMRVFWKLFMREINDLGVNSFGLVIFTSIFVGAVVAIQMYNNFHSSSFPIPPAFVGYATKAVLVLEFSPTIISLILAGKVGSYIASSIGTMRVSEQIDALDIMGVNSPNFLILPKILACVIFNPLLIAISIVFGIGGGYLAGVLTGNWTKADYITGIQMFMPNLFIFYAFLKTIVFAFIIATVPSYFGYNVKGGSLEVGRASTQAVVWTMVFIILSELVLTQLVLS, encoded by the coding sequence ATGTTAAAAAAGTTTTTTTCAGCGATAGGAGAATACATCATCCTCATGGGTAAATCCGTACAGAAGCCTCAGAAAATGAGGGTTTTCTGGAAGCTGTTCATGAGGGAAATTAATGATTTAGGAGTCAACTCTTTTGGGTTGGTTATCTTCACATCTATATTCGTAGGGGCGGTAGTTGCCATTCAGATGTATAATAACTTCCACTCTTCATCTTTCCCAATTCCACCTGCATTTGTAGGATACGCAACGAAAGCGGTATTGGTTTTAGAATTTTCACCAACCATTATCAGTCTGATCTTGGCAGGAAAAGTTGGCTCATATATTGCTTCCAGTATTGGAACAATGAGGGTTTCAGAACAAATTGATGCATTAGATATCATGGGAGTAAATTCACCTAACTTTTTGATACTTCCTAAAATACTTGCATGCGTTATTTTTAATCCACTCCTTATTGCCATCAGTATCGTTTTTGGTATTGGCGGAGGATATCTTGCAGGAGTTTTAACCGGAAACTGGACAAAAGCCGATTATATAACTGGTATACAAATGTTTATGCCTAATTTATTTATCTTCTATGCATTTTTAAAAACAATTGTTTTTGCTTTTATCATTGCAACAGTTCCTTCTTATTTCGGATATAACGTAAAAGGAGGTTCACTGGAAGTAGGTAGAGCAAGTACACAAGCCGTGGTTTGGACGATGGTTTTCATTATCCTTTCAGAATTAGTATTAACCCAATTAGTATTAAGCTAA
- a CDS encoding exopolysaccharide biosynthesis polyprenyl glycosylphosphotransferase — protein MQRIRYSRYLKSIIILLDLLVIASVFVFFFVSRNENLKYNQETWYQNIFSLALLFMFWMLLSGRTKIYNIPRNLTYTLFLERLLIHFLLFILGVLLIGKVSYNVFFNSDIYWLSFYLFFFIFLAKSLIYFGIKYFRSLGINYRNIMFLNENSSTEILKNIFSERKDYGYKIFEYDKSEINPFELVEFWKNNGIHTLFFPSENSFDEKKEDEIFRLAEANKVHISLVPSITQNDFFLYDLAYIQTQPVLNQARYPLDYYSNHLLKRIFDITFSFFILIFICSWLFPIIAILIKTTSKGPVLFLQKRYGFHEEVFNCIKFRTMIVNEDSSTKTTEENDSRITKIGKFLRKTSLDEMPQFINVLKGEMSIVGPRPHMLAVDNYYKPKIGRYSLRSMVSPGITGLAQVNGLRGDSGDKEVEMNKRILADAFYVRNWSFVLDMVIILKTVLLVITGDKNAK, from the coding sequence ATGCAAAGAATTCGATATTCTAGATATTTAAAATCGATAATTATCTTGCTAGACCTTTTGGTTATAGCGTCTGTTTTCGTATTCTTTTTTGTAAGTAGGAATGAAAATTTAAAGTACAATCAGGAAACCTGGTATCAAAATATTTTTTCTCTGGCATTATTATTTATGTTCTGGATGCTGTTGAGCGGCAGAACAAAAATTTATAATATTCCGAGAAACTTAACGTATACTTTATTTCTTGAACGGCTTTTAATTCACTTTTTACTGTTTATTCTTGGGGTTTTATTGATAGGAAAGGTAAGCTACAACGTATTTTTTAATTCTGATATTTACTGGCTTTCTTTTTATCTGTTTTTCTTTATATTTCTCGCTAAATCCCTTATCTATTTCGGAATCAAGTACTTCCGAAGCCTGGGTATTAATTACAGAAATATAATGTTCCTGAATGAAAACAGTTCTACGGAAATATTAAAAAATATATTCAGCGAAAGAAAAGATTACGGTTACAAAATTTTTGAATACGATAAATCTGAAATCAATCCTTTTGAGTTGGTAGAATTTTGGAAAAACAATGGAATACATACTTTATTTTTCCCATCAGAAAACTCTTTTGATGAAAAGAAAGAAGATGAAATTTTCCGATTGGCAGAAGCTAATAAAGTTCACATTTCATTGGTTCCGAGTATCACTCAAAATGATTTTTTCCTTTATGATCTGGCGTATATTCAGACCCAACCCGTTTTAAATCAGGCAAGATATCCTTTAGATTATTATTCGAATCATTTACTGAAAAGGATTTTTGATATTACTTTTTCGTTTTTTATATTAATTTTCATCTGTTCGTGGCTATTTCCAATCATTGCTATATTAATAAAGACAACTTCTAAAGGTCCGGTTTTATTTTTGCAGAAACGATATGGCTTTCATGAAGAGGTTTTTAATTGTATTAAATTCCGAACCATGATCGTTAATGAGGACTCTTCCACTAAAACAACTGAGGAAAATGATTCCAGAATTACGAAAATTGGTAAATTTTTAAGGAAAACAAGTCTTGACGAAATGCCACAATTCATCAACGTATTGAAAGGCGAAATGTCAATCGTAGGACCAAGACCCCACATGCTGGCCGTAGATAATTATTATAAACCGAAGATCGGAAGATACAGTTTAAGAAGCATGGTAAGCCCTGGAATTACGGGTCTTGCACAGGTGAACGGCTTACGCGGAGATTCGGGTGATAAAGAAGTTGAGATGAATAAACGTATTCTGGCAGATGCCTTTTACGTTAGAAACTGGAGTTTTGTCTTAGATATGGTCATCATTTTAAAAACTGTTTTACTGGTGATCACAGGAGATAAAAATGCAAAATAA